In Oncorhynchus clarkii lewisi isolate Uvic-CL-2024 chromosome 24, UVic_Ocla_1.0, whole genome shotgun sequence, one DNA window encodes the following:
- the LOC139382812 gene encoding FXYD domain-containing ion transport regulator 6-like isoform X2, with product METVLFFLFSLLVYVAVPVFSDGEKEKKEVDPFVYDYHSLRICGLVFGVVLFALGILLILSRKCRCCPNQEKKLKAPGDEEATAETLIVSKAKEPEPEPEPEAKAEN from the exons ATGGAAACTGTTCTGTTCTTCCTCTTTTCACTCCTGGTGTATGTGGCTG TGCCTGTATTTTCAGATGGTGAaaaggagaagaaagaggtggACCCATTTGTCTATG actATCATAGCCTGCGGATCTGTGGACTGGTCTTTGGTGTGGTACTCTTCGCGCTGggcatcctcctcatcctca GCCGAAAATGTCGCTGCTGTCCCAATCAGGAGAAGAAGCTCAA GGCCCCTGGAGACGAAGAGGCTACGGCAGAGACCCTGATCGTGTCCAAAG CTAAGGAGCCGGAGCCAGAGCCCGAGCCTGAAGCTAAGGCTGAGAACTGA
- the LOC139382812 gene encoding FXYD domain-containing ion transport regulator 6-like isoform X1, which produces METVLFFLFSLLVYVAVPVFSDGEKEKKEVDPFVYDYHSLRICGLVFGVVLFALGILLILSKSSYFSRKCRCCPNQEKKLKAPGDEEATAETLIVSKAKEPEPEPEPEAKAEN; this is translated from the exons ATGGAAACTGTTCTGTTCTTCCTCTTTTCACTCCTGGTGTATGTGGCTG TGCCTGTATTTTCAGATGGTGAaaaggagaagaaagaggtggACCCATTTGTCTATG actATCATAGCCTGCGGATCTGTGGACTGGTCTTTGGTGTGGTACTCTTCGCGCTGggcatcctcctcatcctcagtaAGTCTTCATACTTCA GCCGAAAATGTCGCTGCTGTCCCAATCAGGAGAAGAAGCTCAA GGCCCCTGGAGACGAAGAGGCTACGGCAGAGACCCTGATCGTGTCCAAAG CTAAGGAGCCGGAGCCAGAGCCCGAGCCTGAAGCTAAGGCTGAGAACTGA
- the LOC139382869 gene encoding transmembrane protease serine 13-like, producing MAKHDPNELPPPYYSVEVHTLPPLQSYEELVYGAGPRHTPPNQLYYIPQHPPPVAAQHVCQPSISLSNKKKKGKCCHHSAKCFGGSGGIVLLLLLGLAIWLGVRYGTRLATAAVTLDHHDSEDEGHYEKQLSMPVHDTCSNSTVQCDGLRDCRLGTDESNCVRFGADGALQVRTSQDDRFLPVCYQGWDQSYANRTCAQLGFRKSFATKAVKSQQSIGLTLNNRLSLPIQGQVSVGSSCPDQNTVSLKCIDCGRQQLTSRIIGGTVAKLGQWPWQLSLHFGRSHICGGVLVSPDFVVTAAHCFPRLFPQFLDASKWLVYGGVVSQDQLPSPYLVEKIIVNENYNNVTNDQDITILKLASPVVFTNAVQPACLPAFDQTFPRGTKCWISGFGTIDAGSAKLSKALMQVTVDIIEVRVCNSSKVYSGSVSNNMLCAGDLNGVRDSCQGDSGGPLVCQTSDNLWQLVGVTSWGSGCGQSNRPGVYTKVSSLLPWIYSKMQLENP from the exons ATGGCAAAGCATGACCCT AACGAGCTCCCTCCTCCATACTACTCTGTTGAGGTGCACACCCTCCCGCCCCTCCAGTCCTATGAAGAGCTAGTCTATGGAGCGGGTCCAAGGCACACTCCTCCCAACCAGCTATACTATATCCCCCAGCATCCCCCACCAGTGGCTGCGCAGCATGTCTGCCAGCCCAGTATAT CTCTTTCTAACAAGAAGAAGAAAGGTAAATGCTGCCACCATAGTGCCAAGTGCTTTGGTGGGTCAGGAGGCATCGTTCTGCTGCTCCTCCTGGGCCTTGCCATCTGGCTCGGAG tgCGTTACGGTACCAGATTGGCAACTGCGGCTGTCACCCTTGACCACCATGACAGTGAGGATGAGGGGCACTATGAGAAGCAGTTGAGCATGCCCGTTCATGACACCTGCTCCAACTCCACCGTCCAATGTGACGGTCTGCGAGACTGCCGACTGGGCACCGACGAGTCGAACTGTg tgAGGTTTGGGGCGGACGGTGCTCTACAGGTCAGAACGTCTCAGGACGACCGTTTCCTCCCAGTGTGTTACCAGGGATGGGACCAGAGCTACGCCAACCGAACCTGTGCCCAACTGGGCTTCAGAAA GTCCTTTGCAACCAAGGCCGTGAAATCCCAGCAGTCCATTGGTCTAACCCTGAACAACAGATTGTCTTTACCCATCCAGGGCCAGGTCAGCGTCGG CTCTTCCTGCCCTGACCAGAATACGGTCTCTCTGAAGTGTATTG ATTGTGGACGTCAGCAGTTGACCTCCCGGATCATAGGGGGCACTGTTGCCAAGCTGGGCCAATGGCCCTGGCAACTGTCTCTACACTTTGGTAGATCACATATCTGTGGAGGGGTCCTGGTGTCCCCTGACTTTGTGGTGACAGCTGCCCACTGCTTCCCCAG GTTGTTCCCCCAGTTTCTTGACGCCAGTAAGTGGCTTGTGTACGGAGGAGTGGTGTCTCAAGACCAGCTTCCTTCTCCCTACCTCGTGGAGAAGATCATCGTGAATGAGAACTACAACAACGTAACCAACGACCAGGACATCACCATTCTGAAGCTGGCCTCCCCAGTGGTCTTCACTA ATGCAGTTCAGCCTGCCTGTTTGCCAGCCTTTGACCAGACATTCCCCCGTGGAACCAAATGCTGGATCTCGGGCTTCGGAACAATAGATGCGGGATCag CGAAACTCTCCAAAGCCCTGATGCAGGTGACCGTTGACATCATCGAAGTGCGTGTGTGTAACAGCTCCAAGGTATACTCTGGCAGTGTGTCCAACAACATGCTGTGTGCCGGTGATCTCAATGGGGTCAGGGACTCCTGTCAG GGAGACAGTGGTGGTCCTCTGGTGTGCCAGACCAGTGACAACCTTTGGCAGCTGGTGGGCGTGACCAGCTGGGGCAGTGGCTGTGGGCAGAGTAACAGGCCGGGAGTCTACACCAAGGTGTCCAGCCTACTGCCCTGGATCTACAGCAAGATGCAG CTGGAGAATCCGTGA
- the LOC139382226 gene encoding phospholemman-like, producing MATKMMTLTKMMQKNFGLQFVVLASYKRQKEAQLRGSHIARGAFQHHSHSHRPAIMSAAGAPEYDPDAEFVYDYQTLRIGGLTFVAVIMILSVLLLASNKIRRCGKPRERKVEEKPLA from the exons ATGGCAACAAAGATGATGACGCTGACAAAGATGATGCAGAAGAATT TCGGTCTCCAGTTTGTCGTCTTAGCCA GCTACAAGAGGCAGAAGGAGGCACAACTGAGAGGATCTCACATAGCCAGAGGAGCCTTCCAACACCACAG CCACTCACACAGACCAGCCATCATGTCCGCCGCCGGAG cTCCCGAGTACGACCCTGATGCAGAATTTGTGTATG acTACCAGACTCTGCGTATTGGAGGTCTGACCTTCGTTGCAGTCATCATGATCCTGTCGGTTCTCCTGCTGGCCA GCAACAAAATCCGCAGGTGTGGAAAGCCCAGG GAAAGAAAGGTCGAAGAGAAACCCCTAGCGTAG